Genomic segment of Myxococcus stipitatus:
GCTCCAGTCGAGGAAGGGCTGCTCATCACCTGGGATGCGGGAGGCGCGCTGGAGGAGGTGCTGGACGGTGTGCGTCGGCTGCATGCGCTCCGGGTGGCCTCGCGGACGCATCTGGTGGTGTTGACCTCGCGCGATGACGCGCAGACGCAGGCGCTCGCGGAGGCGGGGGCGGACGAGTGTGTGGCCTCACCCGGGCAGGGGTGGGGCACGCGGCTCGCGGCCCTGAGCCGACGGCTGGAGGCGGAGACGGGAGAGCACGACCTGCGCGCGCTGCGACGCACGAGCGCGTTCCTCCGCAGCGCGCTGGACGCGGTGCCCGAGCCCCTCTTCGTCAAGGACCGGCAGCACCGCTGGGTGGCGATGAACAGCGCGTTCTGCCGGGTGATGGGGCATCCCGCGGAGGCGTTGCTGGGACGGTCGGACCATGAGTTCGTCCCCGCGCACGAGGCCGACAGCTTCTGGCGCAACGACGAGCACGTCTTCCGCTCCGGGGTCCCCGACGAGAGCGAGGAGACGCTCACGGACAGGGCGACGGGCATCTCCCGGGTGCTGGTGACGAAGAAGGCCACGTTCAGCGGCTCCGGGGAGACCTTCCTCGTGGGCATCATCCGCGACGTCACCGACCGCAAGCGATTGGAGTCGCAGCTGCTGCTCGCGGAGCGCATGGCCTCCGTGGGGACGCTGGCGGCGGGGGTGGCGCACGAAATCAACAACCCGCTGGCCTACGTCAGCTCCAACCTCGCGTATGTGAGGGACCTGCTCGCGTTGCCGGCGCTGTCCGCGGAGCAGCTCCCGGAGCTGCGGGAGGTGGTGGCGGAGGCGCTCGATGGCGCGGCGCGGGTCTGCGCCATCGTCCGGGATCTGCGCACCTTCGCGCGCGGGGACGAGGAGCGACATGGCCCCGTCGACGTGACGCGCGCGGTGGAAGGGGCGCTGCGCCTGGTCCGCAACGAGCTGACGCACCGGGCGCGAGTGGTGTGCACCCTGGAGGCGGTGCCGCCCGTGCACGGCAACGAGGTGCGGCTGGGCCAGGTGGTGCTCAACCTGCTGGTGAATGCCCTCCAGGCGCTCCCGCCGAGGCCGGCCGAGGAGAACCGCGTGCGCGTCAGCCTCCGCACGGGGCGCGCGGGGCAGGTGGAGCTGGAGGTCACCGACAACGGGACGGGCATGACCCCAGAGGTCCAGCGGCGCATCTTCGACCCGTTCTTCACCACGAGGCCCGTGGGGGAGGGGACGGGGCTGGGGCTGTCCATCTGCCACACGCTGGTGCAGGCCATGGGCGGCCGCATCGAGGTGAGCAGCGCGCTGGACTGGGGAACCACGTTCCGGGTCGTGCTGCCGGCGCTCTCCGTGGGGACGGTGGCGTTGCCGGAGTCTCCGGTGCTCGGAAGCTCCGTGGCGCTGGTGGAGCGTCGCAGGTTGCTGCTCATCGACGACGAGCCCTCCGTGGGCAACTCGGTGACGCGGCTGGTGCGTGACGTGTATGAGGTCCACTCCGTCCAGGACGCACGCGAGGCCCTTCGACGGCTGTCCACGGGCGAGCGCTTTGATGCCATCCTGTGTGACCTGATGATGCCGGGCATGAGCGGGATGGACTTCGTGGAAGAGCTGGAGCGACTGGCACCGGAGCTCGTGCGGCGCACGGGGCTGATGACGGGGGGCGCCTTCACCGCGCAGGCGCGCGAGTTCGTGGGCCGTCACTCGCGGGGCCTGCTGGAGAAGCCCTTCGAGCGCGAGCGCCTGTGCGACTTCGTGGAGCATCTGCTTCCATGAAGCGAGCGACACGGTGGACGCTGTGGGCCGGCCTGGTGGCCGTGCTCGGGGCGGGTCTGGTCCTGGGGACCGAGTGGTTGCGGGGCCTGTCGTTCGTCGTGCGTGCCGCCGGGCTGGAAGGCTCCGTGCCTCGCGCCGTGGCGGGGTTTCAGCACAGCCTGTTCGAGACGAGCGAGCTTCGGGTCCCCACGCGGCATGGCGAGGTCCGCGCGAGGCTCTACCGGCCGCGTGTCGTCCGAGGCCACACGGTGGTGCTGACGTCCGGGGTGCATGCCGGCGGCATCGACGAGCCTCGCCTGGTGAAGCTGGCCCAGGACCTGGCGACGGGGGGGCAGCCGGTGCTGACGCCGGAGCCACCCGACCTCCTCCGCTATGAAATCACCCCGCGCATCCCGGACGTCATCGAGGACGCGGCGCTGTGGGCCCTCTCCCGCGAGGAGCTGGCGCCCCAGGGAAAGGTGGACCTGTTCGGCATCAGCTTCTCGGGAGGGCTCTCGGTGGTGGCCGCGGGGCGTCCTGCGCTTCGAGACAAGGTGTCCTCCACGCTCTCCTTCGGGGGGCATGGAGACCTGCCCCGCGTGCTGTCTTTCCTGTGCAGCGGTGTGCTGCCGGACGGCTCGCGCCTGGCTCCGCATGACTACGGGGTGGTCATCATCCTGCTCAACGTCGCGGACCGGCTGGTGCCTCCCGAGCAGGTGGAGTCGCTGCGCCAGGGCATCCTCACCTTCCTGCGCGCCTCGCATCAGACGCAGCATGACGGGGCCCTGGCCGAGCGGACCTTCGCCGAGGCGCGCGCGCTTCAGGGCCAGATGCCCGAGCCCGCCTCCACGCTGATGGGGTACGTGAACACGCGGAACGTGGCCGCGCTGGGGCCGCTGCTGCTGCCCTTCGTGCAGTCGTTCGCCGCGGACCCGTCGATGTCTCCGGCGCGCTCGCCTCCGCCCGCTTCGCCCGTCTACCTGCTGCACGGCGCGGGCGACACGGTGATTCCCGCCATGGAGTCCGTGCTGCTCGCGGACGTGCTGCGGCCCCACACGGAGGTGCACCAGCTCTCCACGCCGCTCATCAGCCATGCGGAGGTGGATGGGAAGGCGGGGGCCATGGACATGGTCCGGATGGTGGGGTTCTGGGCGAACCTGCTGGACGAGTGATGTCGGTCCGCGCCGGGGTCCGCGTAGACTCCGAGGGGCCTGCTCACTGAAAGGGCCTCCGTGCATCGCCCCCTCGTCGTCCTGTCTGTCCTGCTCGCGGTTGGATGTGCTTCGCGGTCCCGAACGGTGTCGCGCCCGGCCGAGCCTCCGCCCTTCCTCAGTCCCGCGGAGGTCATGAAGCGGATGGAGGCCTCGGCGGTGGCGTATCGCGTCGAGGGCCGGGACTCACCGCCGGGCGGGTGGGCGGACCAGCTGTGGCCGCAGCGTGTGTCGGCTCGCGATGCGCCGCGGGTGAAGGAGGAGAACGGCGAGCGCGTCGTCGTCGACTGGCCGGGGAACCCTCCGGCGGTGAATGCGCTGCTGGATGAGGCCGAGCCGCACTTCGAGGCCCGTCGCTACGCGCAGGCCGCGAAGCTGTACGAGCAGGCCACGAACACCTGTCCGGACTGCTACCTCGCCT
This window contains:
- a CDS encoding ATP-binding protein, producing the protein MLATLVAVPAAVAVEVERGVRASGAGQSCHVLCVTGADVIAAPVEEGLLITWDAGGALEEVLDGVRRLHALRVASRTHLVVLTSRDDAQTQALAEAGADECVASPGQGWGTRLAALSRRLEAETGEHDLRALRRTSAFLRSALDAVPEPLFVKDRQHRWVAMNSAFCRVMGHPAEALLGRSDHEFVPAHEADSFWRNDEHVFRSGVPDESEETLTDRATGISRVLVTKKATFSGSGETFLVGIIRDVTDRKRLESQLLLAERMASVGTLAAGVAHEINNPLAYVSSNLAYVRDLLALPALSAEQLPELREVVAEALDGAARVCAIVRDLRTFARGDEERHGPVDVTRAVEGALRLVRNELTHRARVVCTLEAVPPVHGNEVRLGQVVLNLLVNALQALPPRPAEENRVRVSLRTGRAGQVELEVTDNGTGMTPEVQRRIFDPFFTTRPVGEGTGLGLSICHTLVQAMGGRIEVSSALDWGTTFRVVLPALSVGTVALPESPVLGSSVALVERRRLLLIDDEPSVGNSVTRLVRDVYEVHSVQDAREALRRLSTGERFDAILCDLMMPGMSGMDFVEELERLAPELVRRTGLMTGGAFTAQAREFVGRHSRGLLEKPFERERLCDFVEHLLP